In one window of Macrobrachium nipponense isolate FS-2020 chromosome 2, ASM1510439v2, whole genome shotgun sequence DNA:
- the LOC135221179 gene encoding uncharacterized protein LOC135221179 — MWPEQADVSTCYSPETPEEVLTTVVSEEATCPIEIPTKELDKVYIVVFTCTSTRACHLEVVKDLTSTAFLNSFRRFTARRSCPRRMISDNTTNFKTGSSLIQSLYDDTDVQSTLTRENCKWTFITLRAPHQGGFYERMVGSVKSALKKAIFKKRINSDELNTIVTEIERRINNRPLTYVDATSPDTVDALTPSHLLYGYRLNSLPTTIDRDYLNDPDFELDHKQCNERFKFVSQVIHAFQEQWEKEYLQSLRDRHYFNGDPTQPFQTKIKVGDVVLVHNDTPRCMWKLARVIQLMPSSDGLVRVVKLQTSNGETTRSVDKLYPLEVSKPEDMYTVEAAEKNLRDSQNSKGYPAEERPKRRAATNSRRFLQQLINDEAV, encoded by the exons ATGTGGCCAGAGCAGGCAGATGTATCTACATGCTACTCACCTGAAACACCTGAAGAAGTTTTAACTACAGTTGTCAGTGAAGAAGCTACTTGTCCCATAGAGATCC CCACTAAAGAACTAGACAAGGTTTACATAGTTGTATTCACTTGTACCTCAACACGAGCTTGTCACCTGGAAGTGGTAAAAGACTTAACCAGCACTGCTTTTCTCAATTCCTTCAGGCGATTCACTGCACGAAGATCTTGCCCTCGTCGAATGATTTCTGACAACACCACTAACTTCAAAACTGGTTCTTCCTTGATTCAGTCCTTGTATGATGACACTGACGTACAGTCCACACTGACTAGGGAAAATTGTAAATGGACATTCATCACACTTAGGGCACCCCATCAAGGAGGCTTCTATGAGAGGATGGTTGGCAGTGTGAAATCAGCACTAAAGAAAGCTATATTCAAGAAGAGGATTAATTCTGACGAACTGAATACCATTGTCACTGAGATAGAGCGTCGTATTAACAATAGACCTCTTACATATGTGGATGCTACATCTCCAGATACCGTCGATGCCCTTACCCCTTCTCACCTGTTGTATGGCTACCGGTTAAACTCGTTACCCACTACCATAGACCGGGACTACCTGAATGACCCAGATTTTGAGCTTGACCACAAACAATGTAATGAGAGATTCAAGTTTGTATCTCAGGTAATACATGCATTCCAAGAACAGTGGGAGAAGGAATACTTGCAGTCCCTGAGAGATAGACACTATTTCAACGGGGATCCAACCCAACCATTCCAAACCAAGATTAAAGTAGGAGATGTGGTGTTAGTACATAATGACACCCCTCGTTGCATGTGGAAATTGGCAAGGGTCATTCAGCTGATGCCCAGCTCTGATGGACTGGTCAGAGTTGTGAAGCTACAGACCAGCAATGGAGAGACAACTAGGTCAGTTGACAAACTTTACCCGCTGGAGGTCTCTAAGCcagaggatatgtatactgtagaAGCTGCGGAGAAAAATTTAAGAGACAGTCAAAATTCTAAAGGCTATCCAGCAGAAGAGAGACCGAAGAGAAGAGCCGCCACCAACTCGAGGCGATTCTTACAGCAGTTGATTAATGATGAAGCTGTTTAA